One Micropterus dolomieu isolate WLL.071019.BEF.003 ecotype Adirondacks linkage group LG23, ASM2129224v1, whole genome shotgun sequence DNA window includes the following coding sequences:
- the LOC123963750 gene encoding olfactory receptor 24-like, with amino-acid sequence MARPKTVQTPGGAPGGPVRTGSMGMGRLESFYAPWTRGRPPARSLWNLTTFHLRMVLNDSVIIHPPGFYIIGFETFPHISVYMIFLAFVYVFTLVFNILLMYIIARDHCLHTPKFLAVVNLAVIDVILNTTTIPSMIKTFVFKDNFVPFNLCLLQMYVYYSFSSLESYALAILAYDRLIAICFPLHQKSINTMRSMSCIVGMTWVYSLGRVAYSTVIMTQLSFCNSVRVFSYFCDYAPVFRLACNDYTLQWSVASTSSMVNLLTPFTFIVLSYASILTTVSRMKSVSSSIKAFSTCIEHLVLVAVFYIPTFSIFLVGLYVRSIDPDQRVMSLSLASCIPPCINPIVYSWKTKEIKTRALSLVQRMKTRP; translated from the exons ATGGCCCGTCCAAAGACTGTGCAGACTCCCGGTGGGGCTCCTGGAGGGCCAGTGCGCACAGGTTCAATGGGAATGGGGAG aCTAGAGAGCTTTTATGCACCGTGGACCAGAGGACGTCCTCCAGCACGCAGCCTGTGGAATTTGACTACATTTCATCTCAGGATGGTTTTAAACGACTCTGTCATCATTcatcctccaggtttttatatAATCGGCTTTGAGACATTTCCCCACATCAGTGTCTACATGATCTTTCTAgcatttgtttatgtgtttacaCTAGTGTTCAATATTTTATTGATGTACATCATTGCCCGTGACCACTGCTTACACACTCCAAAGTTCCTGGCTGTTGTCAACCTCGCAGTAATTGATGTCATCTTAAACACAACCACTATTCCTAGCATGATTAAGACATTTGTCTTTAAGGACAACTTTGTTCCATTCAACCTGTGTCTATTACAAATGTATGTCTACTATTCTTTTTCATCTCTGGAGTCATATGCACTCGCTATACTTGCCTATGACAGGTTGATTGCAATCTGTTTCCCTCTGCATCAGAAGTCAATCAACACAATGCGGAGCATGTCTTGTATCGTCGGCATGACTTGGGTTTACAGTCTGGGAAGAGTGGCATATAGCACGGTGATCATGACTCAACTGTCTTTTTGTAATTCTGTCAGAGTGTTCAGCTACTTCTGTGACTATGCACCTGTATTTAGACTTGCCTGTAATGATTACACATTGCAGTGGTCTGTGGCTTCAACGTCTAGTATGGTGAATCTGCTGACCCCATTCACCTTCATTGTTCTGTCTTATGCCAGCATCCTGACGACTGTGTCGAGGATGAAATCAGTAAGCAGTAGCATAAAGGCTTTTTCCACTTGCATTGAGCACCTAGTCCttgttgctgtattttataTTCCTACATTCAGCATTTTCTTAGTAGGGCTCTATGTGCGATCCATTGACCCAGACCAGCGTGTGATGAGTCTGTCACTAGCCTCTTGCATCCCACCCTGCATCAATCCTATTGTATATTCTTGGAAAACCAAAGAGATAAAAACAAGAGCCCTGTCACTGGTCCAGAGAATGAAAACACGGCCTTGA